The segment CTCATCCGATGAAATCTTTGCACGAAGTTCAAGCCACGGTTTGAAGACCGGCAACTTCCTACCCGTTCATCAGCGGATCGTGAAGCACTCATCGTCCTGATTCATTCAGGTACGCGCACAAGAAATTCTCGCACAAGCGACACGATCTCGTGGCAGTTTGTCTCCAAGGCCCAGTGTCCGCCGTCGAGCAGATGCAGTTCCGCATTCGGAAGGTCCCGGAGATACGCCCGCGCCGCGCCTTCGGGCATATAACCGTCCTGTGGACCCCACACGATGAGCGTCGGCGGCCGACGCTCGCGCAGATAGGCTTGATACCTGGGAAACCAAGCAAGGTTCTCCTTCAGCCCAGCGATCAAGTCGACGGCGATCGCACACCGCTTCGGCGTCATCAACGACCAATGGAGCTTCCAAAGATCCGGGGAGATGCGTTCGGCCAGCTCGCCACGGACATCGTTCAGAAACTCTTCTCTGAATCCCGCTTCGCAGACTGCTTCTGCGAGCTCAGCTCGGCCCTCTGATGTGGGGTTCGCCCAATACTCCTTCAGCGTCTTGTACTTCGGCCCGAGTTCATCTTCGTAGATATCACCATTCTGAATGATCAGTGCGACCGTGCGC is part of the Nitrospira sp. SG-bin1 genome and harbors:
- a CDS encoding hydrolase, encoding MGETTRNMKHRTMLLDGMSIFYREAGSENAPAVLLPHGYPCSSFQFRNFIPALADHWHLVAPDFPGCGYSDTPNDFAYDFNGYADFLNRFTTQLGMRRYVLYLHDFGSQIGLRLSIKAPERTVALIIQNGDIYEDELGPKYKTLKEYWANPTSEGRAELAEAVCEAGFREEFLNDVRGELAERISPDLWKLHWSLMTPKRCAIAVDLIAGLKENLAWFPRYQAYLRERRPPTLIVWGPQDGYMPEGAARAYLRDLPNAELHLLDGGHWALETNCHEIVSLVREFLVRVPE